In the genome of Fusarium keratoplasticum isolate Fu6.1 chromosome 13, whole genome shotgun sequence, the window GATGTTCACCGAATCCATGTACAAACACGAGCTTGGCCTTAAGGACACCTCTAGGCTGGATTATCGGTATTAAATGATCTAGGACTTGGGTTTTGCATTTGTCTCAGGTCTACTTACCGTCCACGTCTTGGAGTAGAAGCTCGTCGATCTAATTTTGAACGTACCTTCGGTGACGGTCGTTATGCTGAGTCACTCTTTGAATACACCTAAGTTTGGCTGCGGTACAAATTGAGAAGGGGAAGGTGTGAATGCCGTTTGGAAAACATGCTTGTTATGAATCGCTCCGAGTTGTTGTGCTTTGACCAGTCGAATGCTAAGAGTGACGACCAACGCCATGGCTGTATGGCTGTGGCTAATTTTGCGGAGTTTGGAAACCCTAAAACCATCGGATAGACTGACATGAAGTGATAACCGAGAGAAGCCGAGGCTGAATAACCAAACGCAGCCTCGGTACAGAGCACAAGAAATAGAGAAGTAAGCGGCGTTTAAGGCATGTGAGAACGAGACGGATTTCATATTGTGCTGTAACTCATTGTGGAGGCTCATTTGAAGCCCCACTAGTAAACTCCGCAAGCGGACCATTCCAAGACGGGTTTCAGTGCGTCGGTTCAATACCACGTCCGTCGGGGGGACTCTGCAACAGTGTGTACGGAAGTCATGGCTCGGCCGTCCTTCTTTAGGGCCGCGGCTGCTATAGCCCACATACTGTTCATTTCGTTCATGGTCCCCATCCTCTCAGAATCCGCAATTACACCCCGAAGGCGGCGCAATTATACTCCACGCTCCAGCTGCTTAACGAATCATCCATATGCCGGCATCCGCGCCAATCAGTCAGGCTGTCCACACGCGGTTATGGAAGGACCAAGATCTGAACCGCAATCGCGCGCCAGTGATTAGACGGTTTAGAAGAAAGCCCCCACACAAGAGGTATACATGTGCTACTGGCTCTCCGTTGGCTAGCATTTGCATGCTGCATCATGAGACAGAGGAAGGGAACTTTGAatgttcctcctctccaagtgAATCGCAGCTCTCACTTCAAAATTATGCGTCGAATAAACTACCACAAAATACAACATTCGCAAACAACGAGACATTGATGACCTACCCTGATACCCACAATGCACCGTCACTGCTATATGTGGAGAAGCGGCGACGAACCCTCGAGGGTCCGAAACTCAGCATGGTGGATGAACCGAACATCTCTAGACGAGCTGTGCCATGTGCCGACATCGAAATCGCCAACGGGCTTGGAATAACTCCGAGCGAGCCCAACCATTTCTGCGAATTCCCTAGCAGCAACACAGGGACAAGCGATATCGAGGGCCGGAACGCGATGTTGCAGCAAGCTGGCGCTGGGGCCAATTATACTTTCAAGTCGGAAGACGGGTTTTCTGATGATGTAGATGAGTACCAAAACTGGGTATGGCAGTCATTTACCAACTGGATCGAGTACATGTACCCCAATGCCAGTCGTGAGAGTGATTAGATGCGAGAAAGCGCGTGCTAGCTTGTATTGTGCGCTCTCTTATCGTGTACGTTTTTCGAGATGGCACCGTGGCTTGGGGTTTGATCGGGGCATTCCGAGGGCAGTTGGTCACATTTTGCCCTCGATGACCCTATCTTTTCAttcatctctctcatcttTGAACCAAGATATAAGCCCCGTTGTGCAGAAAGGTTAAGAAAACATCTAATAAAGGCAACCTAATATCTTTATGTTGCCCACCGGAACAGTGATTTCACCCGACGGTCCAATCGGTAACCGATGGAGCGCAGCTTGTCCCACTCCATCCTCATATTAGCGTGCCGACGGCGGCGGAACTTTCAGAACCAGCTGAACATTGGAACCAAGTATTAAAGCGAGCTCTACGGTCAAGTGCAGGTAATAGTATTCCCAACTCAGTGGTAAACGATCCCGTCAAGACCCTCACTTTAATCACCTCCTCCAATCATGAATTTCGCACCCATGACGGGTACAACTGTTCTCGTCACGGGGGGATCTGGCTTTGTCGGCGCTCACATTATCGTTCAGGCGCTGGCGAAAGGTTATGCTGTCCGAACTACTGTGCGATCTTTAAGCCGCTCCAACTTTGTGCGGGATAAGGTTCGCAGCGGAGGGATATCAGAGAAACAGGCAAACAGCGTTGAGTTCTTTGAAGTCGATCTCCTCAGTGATAAAGGCTGGGACGAGGCCTGTAGAGGCTGCGACTTTGTGATCCACGTTGCGTCCCCTTACCCGTCGAGTATTCCCAAGAATGaagacgacatcatcaaaCCAGCTCGGGAAGGGACTCTGAGAGCACTCAAAGCTGCGAAAAAATCCGGGACCGTCAAGCGTGTTGTCATCACGTCTTCCTTTGCAGCCATCGGCTACGGACACGGAAAGAGAACAAACAACGACCCGTTCACCGAGACGGACTGGACGGTGCTGAAAGACCCCAAAAGTCCTGTTGGGGCATATGAAAAGAGCAAAACTCTGGCGGAGCAAGATGCGTGGCAGTGGCTGAGGAATGAGGGGGAGGGTTTGGAACTGGTGACTGTCAATCCAGTGAGCGTCTGGGGCCCTTCACTTGGAAACGAAATCAACACCAGTTTGGAGCTCCCTACCCGGATGCTGAATGGGGATCTTCCCGGATTACCGAACCTCTCATTCGGCATTGTCGATGTCAGGGATGTCGCCGACCTGCatatcaaggccatggaggctCCGGAAGCAGCGGGTCAACGATACTTGGCCATATCTGATGAACTCTCGGTCTCGACAAAGGATATATCGACATACTTGAAAGAGGGGTTGCCG includes:
- a CDS encoding Epimerase domain-containing protein, encoding MNFAPMTGTTVLVTGGSGFVGAHIIVQALAKGYAVRTTVRSLSRSNFVRDKVRSGGISEKQANSVEFFEVDLLSDKGWDEACRGCDFVIHVASPYPSSIPKNEDDIIKPAREGTLRALKAAKKSGTVKRVVITSSFAAIGYGHGKRTNNDPFTETDWTVLKDPKSPVGAYEKSKTLAEQDAWQWLRNEGEGLELVTVNPVSVWGPSLGNEINTSLELPTRMLNGDLPGLPNLSFGIVDVRDVADLHIKAMEAPEAAGQRYLAISDELSVSTKDISTYLKEGLPARETKKVPTHMLPDFLLRIVAAFDKSVALIVPELGIVRPTSNGKAKRELNWAPRSARDAVVASAESMKRTGRVKF